Proteins from a genomic interval of Nautilia sp. PV-1:
- the hslU gene encoding HslU--HslV peptidase ATPase subunit, whose amino-acid sequence MSMTPKQIVAYLDEYIVGQKDAKKTIAIALRNRYRRMQLPKEWQDDIMPKNILMIGPTGVGKTEIARRMAKMMKLPFVKVEASKYTEVGFVGRDVESMIRDLVNNSMNLVRAEMEENSKEQIEENIIEEITKKLLPPLPKNAPEQKQIEYKHSFEKMKERVRKGEVDHLKITIEIEEMPEGDDNLPPEMIKAQESIVKIIGIFNKNKEKKEVTVKEAKELLRREAAEKVISKEDLKKEALKRAENGIIFIDEIDKIAATGNQRQDPSKEGVQRDLLPIVEGSTVNTKYGYVNTDHILFIAAGAFHVSKPSDLIPELQGRFPLRVELQSLDEEALYQILTRPKHSLIKQYQKLLEVEKVNLVFEEAALREIARYAYLANEKTEDIGARRLHTVIEKVLEDINFEADEYAGKDFIIDEAYVKSKLDDIVESEEITKYIL is encoded by the coding sequence ATGAGTATGACTCCAAAGCAGATAGTTGCGTATTTAGATGAATATATTGTCGGTCAGAAAGACGCTAAAAAGACAATAGCCATAGCTCTTAGAAACAGATACAGAAGAATGCAGCTGCCAAAAGAGTGGCAGGACGATATTATGCCAAAAAACATTCTTATGATAGGTCCTACAGGGGTTGGTAAAACCGAAATAGCAAGAAGAATGGCTAAAATGATGAAACTGCCTTTTGTAAAAGTTGAGGCCAGCAAATATACGGAAGTGGGGTTTGTCGGTCGGGATGTTGAGTCTATGATAAGAGATCTTGTTAATAATTCTATGAATTTAGTCAGAGCAGAAATGGAAGAAAATTCAAAAGAACAGATTGAAGAAAATATAATAGAAGAGATTACGAAAAAACTTTTGCCTCCTCTTCCGAAAAATGCTCCGGAGCAAAAACAAATTGAATATAAGCATTCTTTTGAAAAAATGAAAGAACGTGTTAGAAAAGGAGAAGTCGATCATCTTAAAATAACAATCGAAATTGAAGAAATGCCTGAAGGTGATGATAATCTTCCTCCGGAAATGATTAAAGCTCAGGAAAGTATCGTAAAAATTATAGGAATTTTTAATAAAAACAAAGAAAAAAAAGAAGTTACCGTAAAAGAAGCAAAAGAGCTTTTAAGACGCGAAGCAGCCGAAAAAGTTATCAGTAAGGAAGATTTAAAAAAAGAAGCCTTAAAAAGAGCGGAAAACGGGATTATTTTTATAGATGAGATAGATAAAATCGCTGCAACCGGAAATCAAAGACAGGATCCTTCAAAAGAAGGGGTACAAAGGGATTTGCTTCCTATAGTCGAGGGTTCTACCGTTAATACAAAATACGGATATGTCAATACTGATCATATTTTGTTTATTGCTGCGGGAGCTTTTCATGTAAGCAAACCGAGTGATCTTATACCTGAGCTTCAGGGTAGATTCCCTTTAAGGGTTGAACTTCAGAGTCTTGATGAAGAAGCGCTGTATCAGATTTTGACAAGACCTAAACATTCTCTTATTAAGCAGTATCAAAAATTATTAGAAGTAGAAAAAGTTAATTTGGTATTTGAAGAAGCAGCACTTAGAGAAATTGCAAGATATGCTTATCTTGCAAACGAGAAAACAGAAGATATCGGTGCAAGACGTCTTCATACTGTAATTGAAAAAGTGCTTGAAGATATAAATTTTGAAGCTGATGAATATGCAGGAAAAGATTTTATTATAGATGAAGCTTATGTTAAATCCAAACTTGACGATATAGTAGAAAGCGAAGAAATTACCAAATATATTTTATAA